From one Amycolatopsis sp. FDAARGOS 1241 genomic stretch:
- the sucB gene encoding 2-oxoglutarate dehydrogenase, E2 component, dihydrolipoamide succinyltransferase, which produces MAYSVTLPELGESVTEGTVTRWLKQEGETVEVDEPLLEISTDKVDTEVPSPVAGTLVKISAQEDETVEVGGELAVIDDGTGGVPAAAEPAAAPAPEAAPEPQAAPEPEPAPAAQAEAPSRPDTAPAAGGQGTEVKLPELGESVTEGTVTRWLKQVGDSVDVDEPLLEISTDKVDTEVPSPVAGTVLEIRAGEDETVEVGGVLAVIGDAGAAPAPAAPAPAPAPAAPAPAAEAPAPVQESKPAPAPAAPAPAPAAPAPAPAAPAPAAAAPAAKATDNGSAADGPYVTPLVRKLASEHDIDLASLTGSGVGGRIRKQDVLAAAEAKQKQQAAPAPAPAAPAPAAPAAQAPAAAAPAAPRATVSPDVAALRGTVQKASRIRQITATKTRESLQVSAQLTQVHEVDVTKVAKLRQRAKAAFKEREGVNLTFLPFFAKATVEALKQHPNVNASYNEDTKEITYHGAVHLGIAVDTERGLLSVVIHDAGELSLAGLAHRIADLAARARANQIKPDELTGGTFTITNIGSNGALFDTPIIVQPQSGMLGTGAVVKRPVVVTDAEGSDTIAVRSMVYLPLTYDHRLVDGADAGRFLTTIKQRLEEGKFEDELGL; this is translated from the coding sequence ATGGCCTACTCCGTCACGTTGCCGGAGCTCGGTGAGAGCGTCACCGAAGGCACCGTCACCCGGTGGTTGAAGCAGGAAGGCGAGACCGTCGAGGTCGACGAGCCCTTGCTCGAGATCTCCACCGACAAGGTCGACACCGAGGTCCCGTCCCCGGTGGCAGGCACGCTGGTGAAGATCAGCGCTCAGGAGGACGAGACCGTCGAGGTCGGCGGCGAGCTCGCCGTGATCGACGACGGCACCGGCGGGGTCCCCGCCGCCGCCGAGCCGGCCGCCGCGCCCGCGCCGGAAGCCGCTCCGGAGCCGCAGGCGGCCCCCGAGCCTGAGCCGGCGCCCGCCGCGCAGGCCGAGGCCCCGTCGCGGCCGGACACCGCGCCCGCGGCCGGTGGCCAGGGCACCGAGGTCAAGCTGCCCGAGCTGGGCGAGAGCGTGACCGAGGGCACCGTCACCCGCTGGCTCAAGCAGGTCGGCGACTCGGTCGACGTCGACGAGCCGCTGCTCGAGATCTCCACCGACAAGGTCGACACCGAGGTCCCGTCGCCGGTCGCCGGCACGGTCCTCGAGATCCGCGCCGGCGAGGACGAGACCGTCGAGGTCGGCGGGGTTCTCGCGGTGATCGGCGACGCCGGTGCCGCGCCCGCCCCGGCCGCTCCCGCGCCGGCCCCGGCTCCGGCCGCTCCGGCGCCCGCGGCTGAAGCTCCGGCTCCGGTTCAGGAGAGCAAGCCGGCTCCCGCGCCCGCCGCGCCCGCGCCTGCCCCGGCGGCTCCGGCTCCAGCCCCCGCTGCCCCGGCTCCGGCCGCTGCCGCTCCGGCTGCCAAGGCCACGGACAACGGCTCGGCGGCCGACGGCCCGTATGTCACTCCGCTGGTGCGCAAGCTCGCCTCCGAGCACGACATCGACCTGGCATCGCTGACCGGCAGCGGTGTCGGTGGCCGCATCCGCAAGCAGGACGTGCTCGCGGCGGCCGAGGCGAAGCAGAAGCAGCAGGCCGCTCCGGCGCCCGCCCCTGCCGCCCCCGCCCCTGCCGCGCCCGCCGCCCAAGCTCCGGCCGCTGCCGCCCCGGCGGCACCGCGCGCCACCGTCTCGCCGGACGTCGCCGCGCTGCGTGGCACCGTCCAGAAGGCGAGCCGGATCCGCCAGATCACGGCCACCAAGACCCGTGAGTCGCTGCAGGTCTCCGCGCAGCTGACCCAGGTGCACGAAGTCGACGTGACCAAGGTCGCGAAGCTGCGCCAGCGCGCGAAGGCGGCGTTCAAGGAGCGCGAGGGCGTGAACCTCACGTTCCTGCCGTTCTTCGCCAAGGCGACGGTCGAGGCGCTCAAGCAGCACCCGAACGTCAACGCGTCCTACAACGAGGACACGAAGGAGATCACCTACCACGGCGCCGTGCACCTGGGCATCGCGGTGGACACCGAGCGCGGCCTGCTCTCGGTCGTGATCCACGACGCGGGTGAGCTGAGCCTGGCCGGTCTCGCGCACCGCATCGCCGACCTGGCGGCGCGGGCCCGGGCCAACCAGATCAAGCCGGACGAGCTGACCGGCGGCACCTTCACCATCACGAACATCGGCAGCAACGGCGCCCTGTTCGACACGCCGATCATCGTGCAGCCGCAGTCCGGCATGCTCGGGACCGGCGCCGTCGTGAAGCGCCCGGTCGTGGTGACCGACGCCGAGGGCAGCGACACGATCGCCGTCCGCTCGATGGTGTACCTGCCGCTGACCTACGACCACCGTTTGGTCGACGGCGCCGACGCCGGCCGCTTCCTGACGACGATCAAGCAGCGGCTGGAAGAGGGCAAGTTCGAGGACGAGCTGGGTCTCTGA
- a CDS encoding helix-turn-helix transcriptional regulator gives MTEDLAERVAALERRVAALEGRPEESTPDGPGGVVGYQGELTDPNLTWQIRLTTTAVLGLPDGPRAEVLAALASPDRIALVRVLARDGAQAGAALQESAGLGSPGRLYHHLKTLTAAGLVEQDRRGSYRLRPTAVIPALVLLTAAAEIAGELRPGVRSADG, from the coding sequence ATGACCGAAGACCTCGCCGAGCGCGTCGCGGCACTGGAACGGCGGGTCGCCGCGCTCGAAGGGCGACCCGAGGAGTCCACTCCGGACGGTCCCGGCGGGGTCGTCGGCTACCAGGGTGAACTCACTGACCCGAACCTCACCTGGCAGATCCGGCTCACCACGACCGCCGTGCTCGGCCTGCCCGACGGACCGCGCGCCGAAGTGCTGGCCGCGCTGGCGAGCCCGGACCGGATCGCGCTCGTGCGCGTGCTCGCCCGCGACGGCGCGCAGGCGGGCGCCGCACTGCAGGAAAGCGCGGGCCTGGGTTCTCCCGGGCGGCTCTACCACCACCTGAAAACGCTGACCGCCGCCGGCCTCGTGGAGCAGGACCGGCGTGGCAGCTACCGGTTGCGCCCCACCGCGGTGATCCCGGCGCTGGTGCTGCTGACGGCCGCCGCTGAAATCGCGGGCGAGCTGCGGCCGGGCGTGCGGTCCGCGGACGGATAG
- a CDS encoding TIGR01777 family oxidoreductase, with the protein MRVLIAGSGGLIGTALTARLRSDGHDVRRLVRRAARTADERGWDPPSARIDEGAFEGVDAVVNLCGAPLLPGRWSAMRKQVLLDSRVEPTEVLAEAVADHGVGVLVNASAVGFYGNTGSAVVDETTGTGSGFLAELCTAWEGATAPAAAAGARVVTVRTGLVLSRRGGLLDVLRPLFKFALGGRLGNGHQYMPWIALEDEVGGIVHALEHQTLAGPVNLTGPAPVTNAEFTRALGHAVYRPAPWWVPGIAMKLALGQAAEEMALFGQRAVPRRLEHTGYEFRHRTLESALAAAT; encoded by the coding sequence ATGCGGGTACTCATCGCGGGCTCCGGCGGGCTCATCGGCACGGCGCTGACCGCGCGGCTGCGTTCGGACGGCCACGACGTGCGCCGCCTGGTGCGGCGCGCCGCGCGGACGGCGGATGAGCGCGGCTGGGACCCGCCGTCGGCGCGGATCGACGAGGGCGCGTTCGAGGGCGTCGACGCGGTGGTGAACCTGTGCGGCGCACCCCTCCTGCCGGGCCGCTGGAGCGCGATGCGCAAGCAGGTGCTGCTCGACAGCCGGGTCGAGCCCACCGAGGTCCTCGCCGAGGCCGTCGCCGACCACGGGGTCGGGGTGCTCGTGAACGCGTCCGCCGTCGGGTTCTACGGGAACACCGGCTCCGCGGTCGTCGACGAGACCACCGGCACGGGCTCCGGGTTCCTGGCTGAGCTGTGCACGGCGTGGGAAGGCGCGACGGCTCCGGCGGCGGCCGCGGGCGCGCGAGTCGTGACGGTGCGGACCGGGCTCGTGCTCTCACGCCGCGGCGGGCTGCTCGACGTGCTGCGGCCGCTGTTCAAGTTCGCGCTCGGCGGCCGGCTCGGCAACGGCCACCAGTACATGCCGTGGATCGCGCTCGAAGACGAGGTGGGCGGGATCGTCCACGCGCTGGAACACCAAACGCTGGCCGGTCCGGTGAACCTCACGGGTCCGGCGCCGGTCACCAACGCCGAGTTCACGCGCGCGCTCGGCCACGCCGTGTACCGGCCCGCGCCGTGGTGGGTGCCGGGAATCGCGATGAAGCTCGCGCTGGGCCAGGCCGCCGAGGAGATGGCCTTGTTCGGCCAGCGCGCCGTGCCCCGGCGGCTCGAGCACACCGGCTACGAGTTCCGCCACCGGACGCTGGAAAGCGCGCTCGCCGCCGCGACATGA
- a CDS encoding phosphatase PAP2 family protein, whose amino-acid sequence MIVPRVRWVVTGVVLLAAFVALGLLVDRQPLRLDVEVATALRGQDTRPAGLVAGVVTNVLGPVLPWVLGVVLVAFALRDRARLSVYARLAAVLVLCRVMSVVFKPAFLRQRPRAYPELSYPSGHVVSVAATGLVVVLLCGWAARRFVRLATFVAAAATVLAAVCRIVLGVHWVTDTVGAVLAVLGMGLVSATALRLLPFPDADGRSLVG is encoded by the coding sequence ATGATCGTGCCGAGAGTGCGCTGGGTCGTCACGGGGGTGGTGCTGCTCGCCGCGTTCGTCGCACTGGGCCTGCTCGTCGACCGGCAGCCGCTGCGGCTCGACGTCGAGGTCGCCACGGCCCTGCGCGGCCAGGACACGCGGCCGGCCGGGCTGGTCGCGGGGGTGGTCACGAACGTCCTCGGGCCCGTGCTGCCGTGGGTGCTCGGGGTGGTGCTCGTCGCGTTCGCGCTGCGGGACCGCGCCCGGCTTTCGGTCTACGCGCGGCTCGCCGCGGTGCTGGTGCTGTGCCGGGTGATGAGCGTGGTGTTCAAGCCCGCGTTCCTGCGGCAACGGCCGCGCGCGTACCCCGAGTTGAGCTACCCGAGCGGGCACGTCGTGTCGGTCGCCGCGACCGGTCTGGTCGTGGTGCTGCTGTGCGGCTGGGCCGCGCGCCGGTTCGTCCGCCTCGCGACGTTCGTCGCCGCGGCCGCGACGGTGCTCGCGGCGGTCTGCCGGATCGTGCTGGGTGTGCACTGGGTCACGGACACCGTCGGCGCTGTGCTCGCGGTGCTGGGGATGGGCCTGGTGTCGGCCACAGCACTTCGGCTTCTGCCCTTTCCGGACGCCGACGGGCGTAGCCTCGTCGGGTGA
- the lipB gene encoding lipoyl(octanoyl) transferase LipB, whose amino-acid sequence MSSSTISCRATSDPVDVRELGTIEYTEAWDLQREILTARADETGPDTLLLLEHPSVYTAGKRTEPEDRPADGTPVIDVDRGGKITWHGPGQLVGYPILKLADPIDVMHYVRRLEEALIVVCEQLGVRTGRVEGRSGVWIPADERGIERKIAAIGIRVQRGVTMHGFELNCNADLAAFDTIVPCGIRDAGVTSLSYELQRDVPVSEVLPLARDAVLAALAGELPVRDDRWLPRPEAPSAPGVTFALQS is encoded by the coding sequence GTGAGTTCTTCGACGATTTCCTGCCGTGCCACGAGCGATCCCGTCGACGTCCGGGAGCTCGGCACGATCGAGTACACCGAGGCCTGGGACCTGCAGCGCGAGATCCTCACCGCGCGCGCCGACGAAACCGGGCCGGACACGTTGCTCCTGCTGGAGCACCCGTCGGTCTACACCGCCGGCAAGCGCACCGAGCCCGAGGACCGCCCGGCCGACGGCACCCCGGTGATCGACGTGGACCGCGGCGGCAAGATCACCTGGCACGGGCCGGGCCAGCTGGTGGGTTACCCGATCCTGAAGCTCGCCGATCCCATCGACGTCATGCACTACGTCCGGCGGCTCGAAGAGGCGCTGATCGTGGTGTGCGAGCAGCTCGGCGTGCGCACCGGCCGCGTCGAGGGCCGCAGCGGCGTGTGGATCCCCGCCGACGAGCGCGGCATCGAGCGCAAGATCGCCGCCATCGGCATCCGCGTGCAGCGCGGCGTCACGATGCACGGCTTCGAGCTCAACTGCAACGCCGACCTCGCTGCCTTCGACACGATCGTCCCGTGCGGCATCCGCGACGCGGGCGTCACGTCACTGTCCTACGAGCTCCAGCGCGACGTGCCGGTGTCCGAGGTCCTGCCGCTGGCCCGCGACGCCGTGCTCGCCGCGCTGGCGGGCGAGCTGCCGGTGCGCGACGACCGCTGGCTGCCGCGTCCGGAGGCGCCGTCCGCGCCGGGCGTCACCTTCGCCTTGCAGAGCTGA
- a CDS encoding LLM class F420-dependent oxidoreductase: MDLRIFTEPQQGATYDDLLRVASATEAAGFDAFFRSDHYLKMGSGDGLPGPTDAWLTLGGLARETKRIRLGTLVTAATFRHPGPLAISVAQVDQMSGGRVEFGLGAGWFDAEHTAYGLTLPPLKERFDRYAEQLEIITGLWKTPAGETFSFSGEHYTLTDSPALPKPAQSPAPPVIIGGGGKKRTPELAARFADEFNLPFTDQDTALAQFERVAAAAEALGRDPKEILRSVALTVAIGRDDAEVARRASAIGRDLSELRENGLAGTAAEVVDRIGQWREKTDITRLYLQVLDLADLDHLEFIASDVAPQL; this comes from the coding sequence ATGGACTTGAGGATCTTCACGGAGCCCCAGCAGGGCGCCACTTACGACGACCTCCTGCGCGTCGCGAGTGCGACCGAGGCAGCCGGTTTCGACGCGTTCTTCCGCAGCGACCACTACCTCAAGATGGGGTCGGGCGACGGGCTGCCCGGGCCCACCGACGCGTGGCTCACCCTGGGTGGCCTCGCCCGCGAGACGAAGCGGATCCGGCTCGGCACGCTCGTGACGGCGGCGACGTTCCGCCACCCCGGCCCGCTGGCGATCTCCGTGGCGCAGGTCGATCAGATGTCGGGCGGGCGCGTGGAGTTCGGGCTCGGCGCGGGCTGGTTCGACGCCGAGCACACCGCGTACGGCCTGACGCTGCCGCCGCTGAAGGAGCGTTTCGACCGCTACGCCGAGCAGCTGGAGATCATCACCGGCCTGTGGAAGACGCCTGCGGGGGAGACGTTCTCGTTCTCCGGTGAGCACTACACGCTCACCGATTCGCCCGCGCTGCCGAAGCCGGCGCAGTCGCCCGCGCCGCCCGTGATCATCGGTGGCGGCGGCAAGAAGCGCACACCTGAGCTGGCCGCTCGCTTCGCCGACGAGTTCAACCTGCCGTTCACCGACCAGGACACGGCGCTGGCGCAGTTCGAGCGCGTCGCGGCCGCGGCCGAGGCGCTGGGCCGCGACCCGAAGGAGATCCTCCGTTCGGTGGCGCTGACGGTCGCCATCGGCCGCGACGACGCCGAGGTGGCGCGCCGCGCGTCCGCGATCGGGCGCGACCTGTCGGAACTGCGCGAAAACGGCCTCGCGGGCACCGCCGCCGAGGTCGTCGACCGCATCGGCCAGTGGCGGGAGAAGACGGATATCACCCGGCTCTACCTGCAGGTCCTCGACCTGGCGGACCTCGACCACCTCGAGTTCATCGCCTCCGACGTGGCTCCGCAGCTGTGA
- a CDS encoding TetR/AcrR family transcriptional regulator, protein MRSRRLDYSESTRSALVESAVELFTKRGYAGTSLDEVAKRARVTKGALYHHFSGKQALFEAAFDSVESLVYDRLDKIMTGPGTPWERVLGALNAFIKSCLDPAYQRIAIHEAPVVMGWERWREAEEQCSFGLVRSGLQALVDAGEVEPVPVDLTARLLFGALSSAATEIASATDPKQVGAQIEDVIVRMLLRLRRPGEAGERPAAS, encoded by the coding sequence ATGAGGTCCAGACGACTCGACTACTCGGAGTCCACGCGATCCGCCCTGGTCGAAAGCGCGGTGGAGCTGTTCACGAAACGCGGATACGCGGGTACCTCGCTCGACGAGGTGGCCAAACGTGCCCGCGTGACGAAGGGCGCGCTCTACCACCACTTCAGCGGGAAGCAGGCGCTCTTCGAGGCCGCGTTCGACTCCGTGGAGAGCCTGGTCTACGACCGGCTCGACAAGATCATGACCGGTCCCGGCACGCCGTGGGAGCGGGTGCTGGGCGCGCTCAACGCGTTCATCAAGAGCTGTCTCGACCCCGCCTACCAGCGGATCGCGATCCACGAGGCGCCCGTCGTGATGGGCTGGGAGCGCTGGCGCGAGGCCGAGGAGCAGTGCAGCTTCGGGCTCGTGCGCTCGGGCCTGCAGGCGCTCGTCGACGCCGGCGAGGTGGAGCCGGTGCCGGTCGACCTCACCGCTCGGCTGCTGTTCGGCGCGCTGTCGTCCGCGGCCACGGAGATCGCGAGCGCGACCGACCCGAAGCAGGTCGGCGCACAGATCGAGGACGTGATCGTGCGGATGCTGCTGCGGCTGCGCCGGCCCGGCGAAGCGGGGGAGCGACCGGCCGCGAGCTGA
- a CDS encoding oxidoreductase, whose protein sequence is MNRRWTEADVADQTGRTVLVTGANSGLGLRTAEVLAGRGARVLLACRSAERGAAALARVSSVASGPAPELVSLDLADLSSVRKAATAVRALTGDALDVLVNNAGVMATAKAKTADGFDLQFGTNHLGHAALTWLLMPALRGGTAARVVTVSSLAAVGARIRLDDPNFEHRWYNTAAAYGQSKLANQAFALELDRRLRAAGSPVLSVAAHPGYTTTGLETNTATSYRNPVVRSLILGGARLGDLLIAQDVAQGTLPQLYAATASGVEGGDYYGPDRLFNARGCPTKVRTLAAARNPATGSALWELTAGLTNVTPDPQ, encoded by the coding sequence GTGAACCGACGCTGGACCGAGGCCGACGTGGCCGACCAGACCGGCCGGACCGTCCTTGTCACCGGCGCCAACTCGGGACTGGGCCTGCGCACGGCCGAAGTCCTCGCCGGCCGCGGCGCGCGGGTGCTGCTCGCGTGCCGCTCGGCCGAACGCGGTGCCGCGGCGCTGGCACGCGTCAGCTCGGTGGCGTCGGGGCCGGCGCCCGAACTGGTGTCGCTGGATCTGGCCGACCTGTCTTCGGTGCGCAAGGCCGCCACGGCCGTGCGCGCGCTGACCGGCGACGCGCTCGACGTGCTCGTGAACAACGCCGGCGTGATGGCCACCGCGAAGGCCAAGACCGCCGACGGGTTCGACCTGCAGTTCGGCACCAACCATCTGGGCCACGCGGCGCTGACGTGGCTGCTGATGCCCGCTCTGCGCGGCGGCACGGCGGCGCGCGTGGTCACGGTGTCGAGCCTCGCCGCCGTCGGCGCGCGCATCCGGCTGGACGACCCGAACTTCGAGCACCGCTGGTACAACACAGCGGCCGCGTACGGGCAGTCGAAGCTCGCCAACCAGGCTTTCGCGCTGGAGCTGGACCGGCGGCTGCGCGCGGCCGGGTCCCCGGTGCTCAGCGTCGCCGCGCACCCCGGCTACACGACGACCGGCCTCGAGACGAACACGGCGACTTCGTACCGCAACCCGGTCGTGCGCAGCCTGATCCTCGGCGGCGCGCGGCTCGGCGACCTGTTGATCGCCCAAGACGTCGCGCAAGGCACGTTGCCGCAGCTCTACGCGGCCACCGCGTCCGGCGTCGAGGGCGGCGACTACTACGGCCCGGACCGCCTGTTCAACGCCCGCGGCTGCCCCACGAAGGTGCGGACGCTCGCCGCCGCCCGCAACCCCGCGACGGGGTCCGCATTGTGGGAGCTGACGGCCGGGTTGACGAACGTCACGCCCGACCCGCAGTAG
- the lipA gene encoding lipoyl synthase, whose protein sequence is MTVAPEGRKLLRLEVRNSETPIEKKPSWIRTRVRMGPEFTELKGLVRREGLHTVCEEAGCPNIYECWEDREATFLIGGDQCTRRCDFCQIDTGKPAALDRVEPRKVAESVQAMGLRYSTVTGVARDDLEDGGAWLYAETVRQIHALNPGTGVELLIPDFNADPVRLAEVFGARPEVLAHNVETVPRIFKRIRPGFRYARSLEVIARAREAGLVTKSNLILGMGETPEEVGPAMRDLYNAGCEILTITQYLRPSSRHHPVDRWVKPEEFVEHAKAAEALGFPGVMAGPLVRSSYRAGRLYAQTKAHRGEELPENLRHLADQGPAAQEAASLLAR, encoded by the coding sequence GTGACTGTTGCGCCTGAAGGGCGGAAGCTGCTGCGGCTGGAGGTCCGCAACAGTGAGACGCCCATCGAGAAGAAGCCGTCGTGGATCAGGACGCGGGTGCGGATGGGGCCGGAGTTCACGGAGCTCAAGGGTCTGGTGCGGCGCGAGGGTCTGCACACCGTGTGTGAGGAGGCGGGCTGTCCCAACATCTATGAGTGTTGGGAGGATCGGGAGGCGACGTTCCTGATCGGTGGTGATCAGTGCACGCGGCGGTGTGATTTTTGTCAGATCGACACGGGGAAGCCGGCTGCGCTGGATCGCGTGGAGCCGCGGAAGGTCGCGGAATCGGTGCAGGCCATGGGGTTGCGCTATTCGACGGTCACGGGGGTGGCGCGTGATGACCTCGAGGACGGGGGCGCGTGGCTGTATGCGGAAACGGTGCGGCAGATTCACGCGCTGAACCCGGGGACGGGTGTGGAGCTGTTGATCCCGGATTTCAATGCGGATCCGGTTCGGTTGGCCGAGGTGTTCGGTGCGCGGCCGGAGGTGTTGGCGCACAACGTGGAGACGGTGCCGCGGATTTTCAAGCGCATCCGGCCCGGGTTCCGCTATGCGCGGTCGCTCGAGGTGATTGCGCGGGCCCGTGAGGCCGGTCTGGTGACGAAGTCGAATCTGATCCTCGGGATGGGCGAGACCCCGGAGGAGGTCGGGCCGGCGATGCGCGATCTGTATAACGCGGGCTGCGAGATTCTGACGATCACGCAGTACCTGCGGCCGTCGTCGCGGCATCATCCGGTGGACCGGTGGGTCAAGCCCGAGGAGTTCGTGGAGCATGCGAAGGCGGCCGAGGCGCTCGGCTTCCCCGGTGTGATGGCGGGACCGCTCGTGCGCTCGTCCTACCGCGCCGGCCGCCTGTACGCCCAGACCAAGGCCCACCGCGGCGAAGAACTGCCGGAAAACCTCCGCCACCTCGCGGACCAGGGCCCGGCCGCCCAGGAAGCCGCCTCGCTGCTCGCCCGCTGA